In Spodoptera frugiperda isolate SF20-4 chromosome 28, AGI-APGP_CSIRO_Sfru_2.0, whole genome shotgun sequence, one genomic interval encodes:
- the LOC118265321 gene encoding uncharacterized protein KIAA1143 homolog, with protein sequence MNRKRNVSFIKPEDPEFLKVLKRQAGYDDKNHKFDDLMNAEGDFAEDDDSELPQVVVLKEGDLTAEEAEAEKLKIEKEESETKADLNQRVLFKSKAKPTADTANSKRKQEDKKSKGSKAKKSRPVLSFNDEEEDEVNET encoded by the coding sequence atgaacaGAAAAAGGAATGTCAGTTTTATAAAACCTGAAGACCCGGAATTTCTAAAAGTTTTGAAAAGACAAGCTGGGTATGATGACAAAAATCACAAGTTTGATGATTTAATGAATGCAGAAGGAGATTTTGCTGAAGACGATGATAGTGAGCTACCACAAGTAGTAGTACTTAAAGAGGGTGACTTAACAGCAGAGGAAGCAGAGGCAGAGAAGttgaaaatagaaaaagaagaatCTGAAACCAAAGCTGACTTAAATCAGAGAGTATTGTTTAAATCTAAAGCAAAACCAACGGCAGACACAGCTAATTCTAAAAGAAAGCAAGAggataaaaaaagtaaaggatCAAAAGCAAAGAAAAGTCGTCCTGTGTTGTCATTTAACGATGAAGAAGAAGATGAGGTTAATGAGACATAA
- the LOC118265319 gene encoding phospholipase A1, whose translation MRLLNISLLVFYIVIDFVYMHNSTFQDVGHLSYDDDGYGTRWIYFPDGDGYPHYVNLTIVEEEPLTHRLTTNADILFRLYIKGNDTKSYILLDGDGRAINKSDRSMTEEMMSSKQPLKLLTHGWLSSVDNPGVPDLKDAYLETRNVVVITVDWSATASNIFYPWVANETKYIGARIASFLDGLNKWYNVTGEQVHLIGHSLGAHVMGIAAAQTKMRVNRITGLDPARPFFEFPSHLNDSQKLDPSDADFVDIIHTCAGLLGFLSPIGTADFYPNNGVAPQPGCEDIVKFFDGCSHGRSFYYFMDSIKYPKSFPTYRCESWNDFLNKQCDQHGYMGEGVNRTMKGKYFLITNSFQPFGKGV comes from the exons ATGAGATTACTGAATATTAGTCTTCTTGTATTTTACATAGTAATAGATTTTGTTTACATGCACA ACTCCACGTTCCAAGATGTTGGCCATTTAAGTTATGACGATGACGGATACGGAACTAGATGGATATATTTTCCAGACGGCGACGGTTACCCTCACTACGTCAATCTAACCATTGTCGAAGAAGAACCTCTCACCCATAGACTGACAACTAATgctgatattttatttagattatatATTAAAGG GAACGACACGAAGAGTTATATCTTATTGGATGGTGATGGACGAGCGATTAACAAAAGTGATCGTAGTATGACAGAAGAGATGATGTCTTCAAAGCAGCCTTTAAAATTGTTAACACATGGATGGCTATCATCTGTGGATAATCCAGGGGTACCGGATCTAAAGGATGCCTATTTAGAAACTCGAAATGTTGTTGTTATAACTGTCGACTGGAGCGCTACAgcaagtaatatattttatccttGGGTAGCAAATGAAACTAAGTATATTGGGGCTAGAATAGCTTCATTTTTAGATGGTTTAAACAAGTGGTACAATGTGACTGGGGAACAAGTACACTTAATTGGCCATAGCCTTGGAGCACACGTCATGGGTATTGCAGCAGCTCAAACTAAAATGCGCGTGAACAGAATTACAG GACTCGATCCAGCCAGACCCTTTTTCGAGTTCCCATCCCATCTTAACGATTCACAGAAACTAGACCCATCTGATGCGGATTTTGTTGATATTATACACACATGTGCAGGTCTGTTAGGTTTCCTATCACCAATTGGGACGGCAGATTTTTATCCAAATAATGGAGTCGCACCACAGCCAGGATGTGAAGATATTGTTAAGTTCTTTG ATGGTTGTAGTCATGGCCGATCATTCTACTATTTCATGGATTCAATCAAATATCCCAAATCTTTTCCGACATATCGATGTGAAAGTTGGAATGATTTTTTGAATAAGCAATGTGATCAGCATGGATATATGGGTGAAGGAGTGAACAGAACTATGAAagggaaatattttttaataactaattcATTTCAACCATTTGGCAAAGGTGTATAG